The region GGACAGCCGCGGCTTCGACGGCGGCAAACTGGTCAACGGGCGCAAGCGGCACGTCGTGGTCGACACGCTCGGCCTGCTGCTGGGGGTGATGGTCACCGCCGCGGACATCGGTGACCGCGCCGCCGCCCGGGTGCTGCTGGAGCAGGTGGCCGACGTGCACCACCGGCTCGCCCTGGTCTGGGCCGACGGCGGCTACACCGGCAGCCTCGTCGAGTACTGCCTCACCGCGTTCTCGCTGGTCCTGGCGATCGTCAAACGCAGCGACGACATGCGCGGCTTCGTGGTGCTGCCCAAGCGGTGGATCGTCGAGCGCCTCTTCGCCCACCTGATGCGCACCCGCCGCCTGGCACGCGACTACGAACGCCGCACCACCAGCGCCGAAGCGATGATCTACTGGTCGATGACCCTGCTCATGACCCGCCGCCTGGCCCGGCCACGGCCTGCGCGAGGGTGAACCTGCCCGGCGCGGGCTCGGCCAGCCAGCCGCGCGCGACCAGGCGTTTCGCCTTCGATCGCAGCGCCTCCACCCGTGCCGGCACCGCGTCCATGCCGAACGCCGCGGCCATCTCCTGGCAGGTCAGCGGCCCTTGATGGAGCCGGTGCCGGTCCGCGAGCGCCGTGAGGATGCGCTGGTAGTCCACCGACAGCACCGCCCAGGCCAGCCCCTCACGCCACACCGGCACCTGCGACTTCGTCTTCGCAGCATCCGGCACCTGCGACGTCTTTGCGGTCTGCTCCCCGGCGGCCGGCGCGGTCCCCTCGACCCGGGCGTGGTCCTGCGCGCTCTCGTCTGCCGGGGCCAGCACCTCGCCGACCCGCGAGCAGGCGATGGCCCACTCCTTCCATTCCCGCTCGGCCACGGCCAGCTCGGCCTGGATGCGGTCGGCCTCCTCCCGCAGCCCGTCCAACCGACGGCGAGCACCCAGCTCACGCTGCTCCAACAGCCCGACCACCGACGGCATCCACGACCTCCCAGGGAGCGACAGCACGACAGGCCACTACTCCCACCGAATCACCGACCCCACGCCCGACCAGCGGAAACGCGGCGATCACGTCCGGAAAGACAACAGCTTCTGACAGACACGGGGTCATATCTCAGACTCCCACCAACACCCCTCTGCCGAGCACTTATTGAAATACGAGCCCCGACGGTGCCGGAATATTGCCGCTGGACTCCGGCCGACGTGGTGCCCTTTTTGATGAAGCCGGTGTCGTCGATGATCAGGACACCGTCGTCCTCGCCGAGCTTGTCGGCGACGTATTGCTGCAGGTCGTTGCGGATGTCGTCGCTCTGCCACTTCGCACCGGCGAGCAGGTGCTGCAGGCCGTCAGGGGTGGAGTGGCCCGCCTGTTCGGCCAGCTGCCAGCTGTTCTTGCGGGCCACCGGGGCGAGCAGCCCGCGGACGTAGTCACGCATGCGGCGGCGCAGTTCCACACGGCCGAAGCGGTGGCCGATGGCCAGGAAGAGATCGTCCAGTTCGAGGTCCCACTGCGCGGCGGCGTACTCGGTGATCACCCTGGGAGGCTGCCCCGCCGCTGTCACTACCTGCGGCGTTGTCGCACGTTCGAGGGGCGGTCTCCGTGAGACCGCCCCTGCACCTTCAGAGTCCCGCTACACTCCCGCCACCCGGCGAAAGACCAGGTCAGACAGCGAAATCCTGCTGGAGTACTAGTGCCGGGCGAACTGGACCCGGGTCGACTGCACCGCGTCCGGGCGGATGCCGATCCCGGCGACCGTCAGCTGCTGCCCGTAGATGTCGGTGAGCCTGATCGTTCCGCCGCATCCGCGGCCGTGCTCGGAGAGGAAGTAGTTGTAGCTGGTGCGGGGCAGTGCGACCCAGGAGCCGTTCGCGCGGACCTCGAGGCGGGCCAGCGGGTTGCGGTGGCCGATCGCCTGGACGCCGCACCAGTACTGGCTGGAGCCGACCTTGTAGCGGATCGAGATCGTGTCGGACATGGCCGGGCTCAGCAGGCGCCACGTGATGGAGATCCGGCCCGTGGAGAGCGGGGCGAGCTTGGAGAACGCCTCGTGGCTGAGGTCGAGTTGGCCGGGCGCGCAGGGTGCCGGGCACTCGTTGGTGATCCGGACCGTGATGGACGCGCCGCTCGCCGCGCGGACGGACACGTACGCGCCGCACGCCTTGGACGTCTCGTAGTCGGTGGTGTTCATCGCTGCGGTCATGCGGTCGGAGGTCGGGCCGTAGGAGCAGGAGCCGTTGCCGTCGCCGATGACGTAGGCGGTGGCGACCCCCCGGTAGCTGGTGCCGGGCCGGATCCGCCCGGCCTTCGGTGCCGAGCCGGACGCCGCCCGGGCGGCGGGCGCGGCGCGCTCGGCCGAGGGCTTGGTGGAGGACGGGGCCGAGGACGGGGTGGCCGAGGGACTGGCCGTCCCGTCGGCGGTCGGGCTCGGGGTCCCGGACGTCGAAGGCTTCGGCGACGCGGATGCCGACGCCGTCGGCCTCACTGCGGGGGTCACCGGGGCGCCGGCCACCGGTCTGACCGTGTTCGACCCGTCGTCGCCCGCGCCGTCGGGCCGGAAGGCCACGACCAGCGACACGACGAGCGCGACGGCCGCCACGGCGATCAGGGCGACCACGGGAACACGGCGGCCCGTGCGCCTGGCGGCGTGCCTATCGGGGCGGGGGGACCGGCGGTGGTGCGAAGGGGATGCCACGGATGAATCCTTACGGGGTTCGGCGGAGCACGTCCGGCAGTCGAAGCTTCCGGGAACGGAAGCTGCCTGACCGTCAGTGGCCGCCGAACGAGAAAAGGTTGCCGTCCGGGCCGAATCTTTGACCAACCCGCCTCGAAAGGTTGACGGCTTACGTGCTCCGCGGACGTCGGGTCCATGGAGCCGCGGGACAAGGCCGTCCGCGCGGACGACCGGTGGCGGCCGCGGTTCGCGGGGCGCGACGTGAGCGGCAGGGACGGGAGCAGCCATCAGGCGCTCGCCACCACCGGCGTTCGCCGGGCCGCGCTCCGCGGCGAGCGGGTGGCTGTCGGGGCGGAAAAAAAGATCTGCGAATCTTCGCGTCCGCGGCAACCTTTCGGCCGCACCGGACCACTTGGTGTTGTCCGGCCAGGTGGTCCGGTCAGATGGAACGGCTGAAAGAGCACAGACATGTCCCTCGCCCACCCCGTCGTCGACGGCGTACCGCGTCGGCGGAGGCCGCGCCGCGCGGCCACGCCCGCGGACGTCGCCGGTCGTCCCGCTCAGCCGACACGGGACAACGCATAGTAATGCACCGTGCCCGCCGGCTGCTCGCGCGTCGGAGTGTCTGGGCGGCCATGGTCATGGCTGTCGTGGCCGGCTCCGCCGTTGTGGTCAACACGGTCTCGGCGGGAATCGTGGATTCGAAGTCGTGGTACGTGCTGGTCAACCGCAACAGCGGCAAGGTGCTGGACGGCAACGGCTTCGCCACGAACAACGGCGCGGCGGTGGTGCAGTGGGGCCGTCACGGCGGGGCCAACCAGCAGTGGCGGTTCATCGACGCGGGTGACGGCTACTACCGGCTGCAGAACCGGAACTCCGGCAAGGTGCTGGACGACAACAAGTGGTCGAAGACCGCCGGCTCCCCCCTCGTGCAGTGGAGCGATGTGAACGGCGCCATCCAGCAGTTCAAGCTGGCGGAGTCGTCGGACGGCTACGTGCGTTTGATCAATCGCTTCAGCGGCATGGCCGTCGAGGTCAACAAGGCCTCCAAGGCCGACGGGGGCTCGGTCGTCCAGTACCGCCACTGGGGCGGCGCCAATCAGCAGTGGCAGCTCGTCCCGGCCGGGAGCGTCGACGGTGGTTCCAGCAACCAGGCGCCGAGTGGCACGCGCCCGTCGCCGGCGTCGTCTCCCGCTGCCGTCGGCGGCAGCTCGACGGGCCGTTTCATGGGCAGTGACAAGGTGCTCATCGGCGGCTTGATGAATGACGAATCGTCGAACGCCGCGCCGTTCGACGTGCGATACGCCTATGTGCACAGCCAGCCCGCGCCCTCGTCGGACTACTACACGGCGTCGCGTTGCCAGGATGCGTCGAAGAGCTGGTGGGGCTGCTGGTCCGGCGGCACCACGGCGCCCGGCGGCGCGCGGGCGATAGCGGGCGGCAACACCGTCGAGGTCATGGGCCGCGATCAGTCCAAGGCCGCTGACCTGGCCAAGGCTCTCGGCGGCGGCGCCACGACGGGAGAATGGGGCACCGCCCCGGCCGGGGACATCGTCATCGTGGCCCTGCTGTACGACGGCGTCGTGCCGGTCGTCGCCCAGTACGGAGACGCTCTCGCGGGCAAGGTCATCGTCGACATCAGCAATCCCTTCAACTCCACGTTCGACGGGCTAGCCCACCGCGAGGAGACCTCGATCGCGCAGGAAGTTGCCAAGGCGGCCCCGGCAAGCGCCAGCGTGGTGAAGGCGTTCAACACCGTCTTCCGCCCTGTCCTGGAGAAGGGTCGGCCCGACGTCTTCATCGCTGGCGATAATGCGCAGGCCAAGGCAAGTGTGGAGGCGTTCATCGAGAGCCTCGGGCTGCGCCCGCTGGACGTCGGCGGCCTGAGAATGGCGCACTGGCTGGAAGGAGCGGGCGTGGTCACGGTGGGCCTCGCCAACCATGGGGTGGGTAACTTGGACTTCGCCCTCAGCATCACCGAACTTCCCGTCTGAGTTAACGGTTGACGGATCACCGAAAGGACTCGCCAAGTGGGGCCGTGGCGAGTCGGCGGGGTAGCCGTCCTGCACGTCCTTCTCGAAGGCGAAGATCACTCCGTCAGGTCGATGACCGCTCCGTCCAGCCGTGCTTCGGCCGCCTCCAGCCCCCGGGCCGCCGGGCAGCCGTCGGTGAACTCGGCGAGCAGCCTGGTCACGCGCGTTTGGGTCTGGCTGTTCGTCAAGGCCGTAGCCCGGTGGCGTGCGCCAGCTGGACGACCAACTGCGAGCACCGATAGTTCTCCGGGCGGATCACGCGCCGCATGGCTGTGCCCTTGGGATTGATGTAGATCAGCTCACGCGTCCCGATCCGGGACACCTGCCTGCCCCGCTCACGCGACTTCGCCGCCTACCGGGGACTGGTTCGAGGATGCCCATGAGGGATACGCCGATGTGGCGTAGCCGGGTGGTCATGTCTGGTCTCCGAACAGGGCGGGTGTGGTGTGGAGTTCGTTCATCCAGGCCAGGAGGCGGGGGAGGTTGGTGTCGGGTCCGAAGGCGAGGCAGGTGCCGTCGCAGGTGGTGCAGCCGAAGGCCTGCGCGATGCGGAGCCGGCGGCGGGAGTTGACCCGGCCCATGTGGACGGCGAGTCCGCGTTCGGGGGCCTGCTGGGCCAGGCGGTGGGCGGTCGGTGAGGTCTTCCACACGGTGGAGCCCCGAGGAACAGCACGTCGATCGCGTCCCAGGGGGATGAGGCCGTCCTCGCTGCTGTCCTGGGCGGCGAAGGCGACCGGGACGCCGAGTGAGCGGATGGGCTCCAGCCACGGGAGCGATTCGGCGAGGGTCGCCGCTGCATCCGGTCTGGACTTTGTGTTCGAGTTCCGTCATGCGGCGCGGTGCGGGATGTCTTGTTCGGTCCAGATGCATTTGCCGTCGTGGTGGTAGCGGGCGCCCCAGCGTTTGGAGAGGGCGGCGACGAGTTGCAGGCCGCGGCCGCCCTCGTCGGTGTGGGCGGCGTGGCGGATGCGGGGGGTGCTGAGGCTGCCGTCGTAGACCTCACAGGTCAGCGAGCGGCTGCGTAGCAGGCGCAGGCGGATGGGGCCCTTGGCGTGCCGGATCACGTTGCCGACCAGTTCGCTGACGAGCAGCTCGGTGGTGATCGCTAGCTCGTCCAGTTCCCAGGCGGCCAGTTGGTTTCGGACGTGTTCGCGGGCCTGTTTGGCCGCGCGGGGATCCTCCGGGAGGATCCAGGAGGCGACGTCACCGGCGTGGATGGCCCGCGTGTGGGCGATCAGCAGCGCTGCGTCGTCGTTCGTCCGGGCGTGGTCGGGCAGCAGGGCCGAGACCACCGTGTCGCACAGGTCGGTCAGGCGCCGGACGTCGTCGTCCTCGTCGGATGCCGTGAAGGTGGGCACCGCGTGCTGGGCGAGGACCTGTTGCAGTCGGGCCAGTCCTTGGTCGATGAAGCGGGTGGCGGATTCGACGAGTCCGTCGGTGTACAGGACCAGCAGACTCTCCTCGGGCAGGAGTATCTGGTGCGTTTCGAACGGTGGCTCGGCGGCTCCCAGTGGCGGATCGGCGGTCGGGGCGGGCCTGTGGACAGTGCCGTCGGGATGGACGACGACCGGTGGGGGATGACCGGCCAGAGAGAACGAGCACATCCGGGTGATCGGGTCGAAGACGGCGTACAGGCAGGTGGCGTAGCAGTCCTCGCTCAGGTCGCTGACCAGGTCGTTGAGACGGCTGAGCAGCTCGGCAGGGGGTATGTCCAGGTCGGCGAGGGTGCGCACCGCGGTGCGCAGCTGGCCCATGGTGGCCGCTTCGGGGGTGCCGTGTCCCATGACGTCGCCGATCACCATGGCGACCCTGTCGGCGGACAGCGGGATCACGTCGTACCAGTCGCCACCGACTTGCTCGCCCAGGCCCGCAGGCAGGTAGCGTGCGGCAGCGCAGGCGGCAGGCAAGCGGGGCAGTGTCCGGGGCAGCAAGCCACGCTGCAGCTCCTGTGCCCGGGCGTGTTCCACGTCGTACAAGCGGGCCCGCGCCAGCGACTGGCCGACCAGACCGCTCAAGGCGGTCAGCAGCGTGCGCTCCTCGTCGGTGAAGGAGCGCTGCCGGGTGAAGGACACCAAACACATGCCGATGGCGTTCCCGGAGGCGATCATGGGCAGGAACGCCCACGCGTTCTTCTGGGACGCGGCCGGTATGGGTTTCAGTGTTGGATAGCGTCGGCGGTACTCTGCGGCCGATTCGATGAACCGGGGAGCGCACGTCCCGAACACGTCGGCGGCCACGGGGTAGTCGGTGACCGCGAGCCCGTCAAGCAGGCTGAGGAATTCCTGTGTGTATCCGGCGGAGTCGACCACATGCTGTCGGCCGCTTTCGAACACCCAGACTATGAGCCCGTCGGCGCCGAATGGGGGCAGGACGTGCGCCGCGACGGCCTGCACGACCTCCCGGGAGGTGACGGCCTCGGCGAGCGCCGAGGTCAGCTTGCCCATCTGGACAGTCCGCTCAGAGCCGGCCACCGAACGACGGACGGGTGGCGTGCTGGGCAAGTCCTCCAGGCGCGCAGCGGCCCATCCCGCCACCGACCGCAGAAAGGATCGCTGTGCCTCTTCCGGCTCGCCGGGCCCTGCCGTGATCACGGACAGCACACCAACCGGCCCGTCGGCGCCGGGGAGGGGTACTGCTGCCGTGCCTGCCGCCCCCATACCCAGGCTGTCCCCGGCCACCCAGGCGTAGTGACCGCGCCGCATGGCGCGTATGGGCGCCACGTCCTGCTCATCGGACAGATCCGCCCACGCCTCGGCGCTCTCTGCGGCCAACCCGCTGGCCGCAATCAGGCGCAGCCGGCGAGCAGCAGGGTCCCACCAGTGCAGGAACGCGCCCCGGCGATCCAGGCACTCGGTGGCCTTGAGGGCCAGCGTCAGTGTCTCCGCGCCCCGCAGCGTTTTGTACGAGGCGGCAGGAAAGCTCAGCCCTGACGGCTGAGGGTGACTCCCGGCTTTGGCTGCCCCAGGTGCCAACTCGTCTCCTATTCACTCTTATAGCTCGCGGGCCTGTACAAGCGGTGACGGATGGTCCGCAAATCATGCAAACACTCCTAAACACTACCCTGCCGCCCGTCCATGGCCCCAGCTTCGAACCCGTCGGCAGGGACGGGTCGGTTGGCTACGCCGCAGCACCACTTCAGGGGTCGAATCCCTGGCCGTAGGCGAGCCCGGCTGGCACTACCTACAGGCAAAACGATCATAAAATCTGCATAATCGGGCATAATCAGTCACGAAACGGTATAGAATGGGCATTGTGTAGCAAAGGTGTGCACCACCGGCACGGTCTCGGCGCCAGGAGAACTCATGACCTACGGAGCGATGGTCGCTCTCGATTCCAACCCCCGCGCCAACACCGCGTTGGCCGCTGGCTGCGAGCTGTGTTACGGCTGGGGAAGCGTGATCACTTTCCAGGGGCGGCACGAACTGTGCCAGGCCTGCCAGTCCCTCACCGCACACGAGTGCCACGACAGCAGCACTCCTCCGTCTGGGACGGAATGAGCACACCCACTACGGCACCATGCCCAGAGGGCCCGCCAGGATCCGCAGGAACATGCCCCGCTCCGGCCCGGCGCACCACCCCCTGCCGCACATCCTTCGCCCACCCCGGACGAAAAGCGACGGTCCGTCGGTGGGTACGGCACAAGCCGCGTGCGGCAGGCTTCTCAGGCGCCCAAGGCCTGTCCCAGCCGTGGTCAGACGTTCATGGTTTCGTTGACCTTGAGCGAACCGTGAATCACGGTGGGTTGGTATCCCCGACCGGTCGGCGACGCCGTCAAACCCGTCAAAGACCGGCTTGTGAACAGGGACGCACGATGAGGGCGAGCGGAACGAGAAACTGGCCGCTGTGATCGCGGAAACCCGCTGGGCGCAGCCGAAAGTCGCCGCTGCCTTCGTGCGCGTTGCGGCCGAGGTCGGCGCCGACGAGCTGCTCGGCACCAGCCGCTCGCACATCGCGATGTGGATCCCGGGAACGGAACCCTCCGGCAGGGCGCCCCATATCTTGGGCGAGACGTTGTCCCATCGGCTCAAACGCCCCATCACTCTCGCCGAGATCGGCCTCACCTCGCCGAACTCGGGGTGCGGTCACGGCATCCGAATGGCACGTCGATACGGTGACCGCATTGGTGGATCTGGGGAGAAGCAACGAGGCGCCGAGGCCGCCCCGGGACGGCGAACGGCCGAGCCTGCGCAGGGCGACTGCCTCCGCGACGCCGGACAGATCCTTCCGGTTGCGCAGCCGCAGGCCCGGACGGCCGGAAGCGGCGAACCCGCACGCCGCCAGGAGCGGGCGGATCTCGCGACCCGCCCCGAAGACGGCCGAGCGGTGAGTCAAACCTGGTCCCCGTGCGACTGGTTCCCACCCTGCCCTGCCCTCGCCTCGGCAGGCAGAACTCGCCGCGGAGAGGGCAGCAGAAAACAACGCCACGCCTACGACATCGCCGTATCCCAGGAACCCCAGGCCGGAGCCGACGTGCCCGAAGGCACCCGACTCACGGTATTGGTCCGCGCGCAGTGCACAGCTCCTACCCACGGCGCTGCTCAGCGGACGAAGCTCAACTCGCCTCCCATACAAGGACGTCAGGACCGACCCGGCTGCTGTCGCATGCACGGGGATCACCTGATTCGAGAGGGCGACCAGACAGATGCAGTAGTGGGCGGTGTGGTGGGCCATTCCAGGCGCTTGAACGCAAGGACCTACGGGCTCCTCCGCTTTGGCGACCTTCGCTCGGGCCAAGGCGTGAGCCGCCTTGGCGCCACCCAACTCCCGGCCGGTCGCAGCCACCCGTCTGTGCCCGACGAAGCGACGTCTGCTTGCTGATGAGCCGGCACACGTCTCCTGCACCATCGGATGCGCCATCTCTTGCTACAGCTCTTTCGACTTCGGCTGCCCTCACCGGAATTCACCGCTCGCATCACCGCTGGTCATCCCACGATTCTTCCGTGGTCGGGGGCCTGACATCCCCCTCAGCAACCCCCTGCACCCACCTCACACACGCAAGTAGGAGAAGAAGGGAGGGGCGGGGACACGGTGCGCCGCCTCGGCGGATCCGGGCGGCCTGCAGGTAGCGGCGCGTCGGCGGGGCCTCGCGCCGCAGGCCGCTCGCGTGACACCTGCTGTGGGAGACACACGTGGCAGCCCCCTAGGCGCAGTCGAGCAGAAGCCTGTGGTCGGGTCAGCGTAGGCGGACCACGGTGACCACCGCATGCCGGGTGGTGCCTGCCCGGGCCTCCACAACGACCTGACCGCTTACGGGTGTGTAGGCGTTGCCGCCCTGCGTGTACGCGCGCCCGGACTGGGGGACCAGACGCGGGGCGATCAGGGTGGCCAGGGCCGTGGTCAGGCGCTGGGACAGCGCGTCGCGTCCGTTGGGAAGCCGTACGGCGAGTGCCCGCGGCTGGCGTGCGGTGCCGGTGAACCCTGCCACGGTCGCTTCGATCGTGTCCGCGTGGTGGATCTTCAACCACGCCCCGGTGCGGCCGGGCCCGGTGGAGGGAGGTGGTGCGTTTGGCGACGATGCCTTCGACGCCGGTGTGGAGGGTGTTGTACCAGGTGAGTGCGGTGTCGCGGTCGGTGGTGGCGGAGACGGCCTGGATCGGGGTGTTCGCGGGCAGTTGTGCCAGGAGCTTGAGGAGGGCTGCGCGGCGCTTGCTGTACGGGCGCGGCCGGGCATCGCCGGACGGCAGTTGCAGGGCGTCGAAGGCGATGTAGTGCGCGGGACGCTGGGCGGCCAGGCGGCGGGCGCGGATGGGGGAGGAGGCGGCTCGGGCCTGTGCGGCCTCGAAGCTGATCCGGCCGTCCTCGGTGGTGATGACGGCCTCGCCGTCGAGGACGGTCCCGGCCGGGAGGTGGTGGCCGGCGAGGGCGAGGTCGCCCCATGCGGCGGTGACGTCGCGTCCGGAGCGGGCCTGCAGGCGGACTCCGTCGTCGGTACCCCACATGATCATTCTGTGGCCGTCGAGTTTCACTTATGCGCTATTGAGCTGTCCACGGGCTATCGTCCCGCGCCATGTCGATCACAGGCTGGCGGGTCACTTCACCCGCCGGGAGCTCGCGTGGCCGCGTGAAGAGACCCCACTCATGCGGGAGTTCGGCACGATGCTCCTCCTGAGTCCCGCTGGCAGGCCGCCTGACATCGTGCGGTCACGGAATTCCCCAGGTGACCATGTTGGTCAGTCTGGCCTTGTGTCGTCGGTGGCGGTGCCGCGGTGTGGCTCGTCGGGTTCGTGCGGGACTTCGGGTGGGAGGAAGGCTCCTGTATCGCGCAGTTCGCGGACGATGTCGATGAGCGCGGCGACGGCGGGATCGGTGGTGTCGCGGTGCCAGACGATGCTGTGGCCGGCGTAGGGGCTCGGGTCGGTGAAGGGGCGATAGACGACTCCGGCGAAAGGCCTGGCTGCGGCTGCACTGGTGATGGTGAGTCCGATGGCCGAGCCGGTGAGCACCAAGGGGAGGAGCCGGTCGAGGCTGGAGATCTCGCGGTGGATGGTC is a window of Streptomyces mirabilis DNA encoding:
- a CDS encoding transposase; this translates as MITEYAAAQWDLELDDLFLAIGHRFGRVELRRRMRDYVRGLLAPVARKNSWQLAEQAGHSTPDGLQHLLAGAKWQSDDIRNDLQQYVADKLGEDDGVLIIDDTGFIKKGTTSAGVQRQYSGTVGARISISARQRGVGGSLRYDPVSVRSCCLSGRDRRVSAGRAWGR
- a CDS encoding expansin EXLX1 family cellulose-binding protein, encoding MASPSHHRRSPRPDRHAARRTGRRVPVVALIAVAAVALVVSLVVAFRPDGAGDDGSNTVRPVAGAPVTPAVRPTASASASPKPSTSGTPSPTADGTASPSATPSSAPSSTKPSAERAAPAARAASGSAPKAGRIRPGTSYRGVATAYVIGDGNGSCSYGPTSDRMTAAMNTTDYETSKACGAYVSVRAASGASITVRITNECPAPCAPGQLDLSHEAFSKLAPLSTGRISITWRLLSPAMSDTISIRYKVGSSQYWCGVQAIGHRNPLARLEVRANGSWVALPRTSYNYFLSEHGRGCGGTIRLTDIYGQQLTVAGIGIRPDAVQSTRVQFARH
- a CDS encoding NADPH-dependent F420 reductase — protein: MAGGNTVEVMGRDQSKAADLAKALGGGATTGEWGTAPAGDIVIVALLYDGVVPVVAQYGDALAGKVIVDISNPFNSTFDGLAHREETSIAQEVAKAAPASASVVKAFNTVFRPVLEKGRPDVFIAGDNAQAKASVEAFIESLGLRPLDVGGLRMAHWLEGAGVVTVGLANHGVGNLDFALSITELPV
- a CDS encoding SpoIIE family protein phosphatase encodes the protein MAPGAAKAGSHPQPSGLSFPAASYKTLRGAETLTLALKATECLDRRGAFLHWWDPAARRLRLIAASGLAAESAEAWADLSDEQDVAPIRAMRRGHYAWVAGDSLGMGAAGTAAVPLPGADGPVGVLSVITAGPGEPEEAQRSFLRSVAGWAAARLEDLPSTPPVRRSVAGSERTVQMGKLTSALAEAVTSREVVQAVAAHVLPPFGADGLIVWVFESGRQHVVDSAGYTQEFLSLLDGLAVTDYPVAADVFGTCAPRFIESAAEYRRRYPTLKPIPAASQKNAWAFLPMIASGNAIGMCLVSFTRQRSFTDEERTLLTALSGLVGQSLARARLYDVEHARAQELQRGLLPRTLPRLPAACAAARYLPAGLGEQVGGDWYDVIPLSADRVAMVIGDVMGHGTPEAATMGQLRTAVRTLADLDIPPAELLSRLNDLVSDLSEDCYATCLYAVFDPITRMCSFSLAGHPPPVVVHPDGTVHRPAPTADPPLGAAEPPFETHQILLPEESLLVLYTDGLVESATRFIDQGLARLQQVLAQHAVPTFTASDEDDDVRRLTDLCDTVVSALLPDHARTNDDAALLIAHTRAIHAGDVASWILPEDPRAAKQAREHVRNQLAAWELDELAITTELLVSELVGNVIRHAKGPIRLRLLRSRSLTCEVYDGSLSTPRIRHAAHTDEGGRGLQLVAALSKRWGARYHHDGKCIWTEQDIPHRAA